CCGGTAGCCAGCCACCAGGCCGTCCCGGCTGACACCGACCGCGTCCAGCACCCCGCACATCGGCAGCCCGTCCATCTCCCGGGCCAGCCAGAGCAGACCGGCGCCCTCGGCGACCACCGGACGCCCGGTACGCGCCAACTCGGCCACGGCGATGCAGAGCCGCCGGTTGGCCGACAACTGCTCGGCGTACGCCTCGGGCAGCCCGCCGCCGACGACCAGCGCGCGGGTGCCGGCCGGCAGCGCCTCGTCGCGCAGCGGATCGATCGTGACCACCTCGGCGCCGGCGGCCCGCAGCAGCTCGGCGGTCTCCGGGTGGCTGAAGCTGCCGCCCGGCCCACCGGCCAGCGCCACCAGCGGGCGGTCCGCCAGGACCGGCACCGAACCGAGCGCCTCCTCCGGTGACCATGCCTCGGCGGGCAGCGGCGGGGCGGAGCGGGCCAGACCGAGCAGCCGTTCCAGGTCGACCGTGGCGGCGACCGCCTCGCCCAGCCGGCGGACCGCGCGGGCGGCATCGGCGGACCCGTCGACGACCGGTGCCACACCGTGCCGACGCGACGGCAGCACCGCCGGCAGGTCCTGCCGGCGCAGCGCGCCGTAGACCGGCACGCCCACGTCGTCCAGCGCCTCGCGCAGCATGCCCTCGTGCCGCGAGGACGCCACCCGGTTGAGGATCACCCCGCCGAGCCAGAGCTGCTCGTCGTACGAGCGGAAACCGTGCACCAAGGCGGCAACCGACTGCCCCATCGCGGCCACGTCGACCACCAGCACCACCGGGCTGCGCAGCGCGGCGGCCGCGGCGGCCGTGGACTCCTGCTCCGGGCGGCCACCGACCGAGTCGTACAGCCCCATGCTGCCCTGCACCACGGCGAGCCCGGCGCCCGCGGCGCCGTGCGCGACCAGCGGGGCGAGCCGGTCGACGCCGACCAGCCGGGGATCGATCACCCGACCGGGCCGACCGGCGGCGAGGCCGAGATAGGCGGCGTCGACGTGGTCCGGGCCGAGCTTGAACCCGGCGACGTCGACACCCCGCTCGGCCAGGGCGGCGAGCAGCCCGATCGCCAGCGCGTTCTTGCCGTGCCCGGAGGACGGCGCGCTGAGCACCAGACGCGGCACGACGGTCATCATCGACTCCTCGCGGGGGCGGCGGGTTCGCGCGACGGCCGACCGGGGGGCCGGTCCGTCCGCGTGACGATACCCGCCCGGCCCGACGCGCGAGCGCCGCCAACCGGGGGCGGCTCGACCGTTCCGGCCCGGCCGAGGTCAGTGGCCCCGGTCATACGGGTAGCCTCGGTGCCGTGTACCGGTTCCTGCTGAGCCCACGTTGGCTGGGCGCGTTCGCGCTGACCCTGGTCGCCGCAGCGGTCATGGTGCTGCTCGGCAACTGGCAGATGGACCGCTACCAAGGGCGCACCGAGATCAACGAGCGGATCGACGCCGGCCTGCGGATGGCCCCGGTGCCGCTGACCGACGCGCTGCGCGCCCCCACCGGCGGTGCGGGAACGGCCGGCCCGGCCCCCGCCGAGGACAGGGTCTGGACCCGGATCACCGCCACCGGCCGGTACGACCCGACGAACACCGTCCTGGTCCGCGGCCGGACGGTGGACAGCCGGGTCGGCTTCGAGGTGCTCACCCCGCTGGTGCTCCCCGACGGCACCGCGCTACTCGTGGACCGTGGTTGGATCCCGCCGGCACCGGGTGGGGCGACCGCCCAGCCGCAGGTGCCCGCCGCACCGACCGGCGACGTGACGGTGGTCGGCCGGGTGCACGAGACCGAGAGCGGCGCCGGCGCTGTCGACCGGCGCGACGGTCGGCTGGAGACCCGACGGGTCGGCGTGACGCGGCTGGCCCGCGAGCTGCCCTACCCGGTGTACGGCGGTTACGTGCTGCTGGACGAGCAGACCCCGGCCGCCGACCCCATGTTCAAGGCGGTGCCGGTCGGGCACGCCAACAACTGGCAGAACCTCGGCTACGTCGTGCAGTGGTGGCTCTTCGCCGTGATGTCCCTGTTCGGTTACGGCTGGGTGGCCCGCCGGGAGGCCCGCCGCGCCGCCGGCATCACCCCGGCCCCGCTGGACCGGGCCGCCGAGCCGACGCCGACGCCGAGCCCTTCCGCCTGACCGCCGGTCAGCCGGTGGCCCGGCCGGCG
The nucleotide sequence above comes from Micromonospora sp. NBC_00389. Encoded proteins:
- a CDS encoding cobyrinate a,c-diamide synthase, with translation MTVVPRLVLSAPSSGHGKNALAIGLLAALAERGVDVAGFKLGPDHVDAAYLGLAAGRPGRVIDPRLVGVDRLAPLVAHGAAGAGLAVVQGSMGLYDSVGGRPEQESTAAAAAALRSPVVLVVDVAAMGQSVAALVHGFRSYDEQLWLGGVILNRVASSRHEGMLREALDDVGVPVYGALRRQDLPAVLPSRRHGVAPVVDGSADAARAVRRLGEAVAATVDLERLLGLARSAPPLPAEAWSPEEALGSVPVLADRPLVALAGGPGGSFSHPETAELLRAAGAEVVTIDPLRDEALPAGTRALVVGGGLPEAYAEQLSANRRLCIAVAELARTGRPVVAEGAGLLWLAREMDGLPMCGVLDAVGVSRDGLVAGYRQATAQTDSVVAATGTILIGHKEHRAVLTPRAGQRPAWSWDGGAPEGFVWRNVHASQLTLHWAAHPATAARLVAAAATDPATEGVPAQPGGVPA
- a CDS encoding SURF1 family cytochrome oxidase biogenesis protein codes for the protein MYRFLLSPRWLGAFALTLVAAAVMVLLGNWQMDRYQGRTEINERIDAGLRMAPVPLTDALRAPTGGAGTAGPAPAEDRVWTRITATGRYDPTNTVLVRGRTVDSRVGFEVLTPLVLPDGTALLVDRGWIPPAPGGATAQPQVPAAPTGDVTVVGRVHETESGAGAVDRRDGRLETRRVGVTRLARELPYPVYGGYVLLDEQTPAADPMFKAVPVGHANNWQNLGYVVQWWLFAVMSLFGYGWVARREARRAAGITPAPLDRAAEPTPTPSPSA